ACCTCGAGACGCTCGCGAAGGCGCAGGGGCTGCTCGCCGCGCTGGAGGTCCCCAGTGGTGCTGCTGATCGATAACTACGACTCCTTCGTCCACAACCTCGCGCGCTACGTGCGCGAGCTGGGCGAGGAGACGGCCGTCCTGCGCAACGACCGGGTGACGGTGGCGGAGATCGAGGCCCTCGGGCCGACGCACATCATCGTCTCGCCCGGGCCGTGCACGCCCCGCGAGGCGGGGATCTCCAGCGACGTGGTGCTCGCCTTGGGCCCGAGGCTCCCGATCCTGGGCGTCTGCCTCGGGCACCAGTGCATTGCGACCGCGTTCGGCGGCCGGCTGGAGCGCGCGCCGCGGCCGATGCACGGCAAGACCTCGCCGATCCACCACGACGGCAGGGGGATCTTCGCCGGCATCCCGAGCCCGTTCCGCGCGGCGCGCTACCACTCGCTCATCGTCCCGCCGTCCGGCGTGCCGCCGGCCCTCGAGGTGGTCGCGACGACGCCGGAGGGCGAGGTCATGGCGCTGCGGCACCGGATCTTCCCGGTCTGGGGTGTCCAGTTCCATCCCGAATCCGTGCTGACCGAGCACGGCTACACGATCCTGCGCAACTTCCTCGCGCTGGAGCCCGGAGCGGCGCGGGAGGCGGTGTGAGGGGCTCTCCGGAGCACGGCCGGTCCCACGCGTCCGGAGGGGGAGTCGTGCCTTCGGAGGGCCCACGCCCGCCGTCGGCGGCGCAGGCAAGTGCGGCCGCGGGCGCGGTGTGGGTGAACGGCGCGCTGGTGCCGCCGGGCGAGCCGGTCCTCGCGCCTGACGATCGCGGCTTCACGCTGGGCGACGGGTTGTTCGAGACCATGCGGGCCTACGGCGGCCGGGTCTTCCGGCTGCGGGCCCACCTCGAGCGCTTGCGTGCCTCCGCGGATCGGCTCGGCATTCCCGTACCGCCGGACCTCGAAGACGCCGTCCGGGCGACGGTCGCGGCGAGCGGGCTGGACAGTGCGGCGGTGCGGCTCACGGTCAGCCGAGGCGTGGGCGGCGTGGGGCTCGCGCCGCCGGAGCCGGCCCGGCCGACCGTCGTCATCACGGCGCGGCCGTACGCGCCGGCGGAGCGCTGGTACAGCGATGGCCTGCGGACCGTCTTCGCCCGCGGGCGGCTGAACGAGCACGCGCTCACCGCAGGGATGAAGCGCCTGGGGTACCTGGACCAGGTCGCGGCGCAGGCGGAGGCCCGCGCCGCCGGCGCCGACGAGGCGCTCTTCCTCGACACCGCCGGCCACCTGGCCGAGGGCGCCGCGAGCAACGTCTTCCTCGTCGTGGGCGGCGCGCTGTGGACGCCGCCGCTCTCGTGCGGCGTGCTGCCCGGGATCACCCGCGGCGTCGTGCTGGAGCTCGCCGCCGCCTCCGGCATCCCGGTGCGCGAGGAGCCGGTCCCGCCCGGCGCGCTCCGCGACGCGGACGAGGCGTTCCTCACCAGCAGCCTGCGCGCGCTGGTGCCCGTCGTCGCCATCGGCGGCGACCCCATCGGCAGCGGCCGGCCGGGCCCGCTCACGCTCCGTCTGCTCCACCTCTACCGGGAGCGGGTGCACGTGGAACTCGAATCTGGCGGGGTGTCATGATCATCGAGTGCATCCTGACGACGATGAACCAGGATGGCGACGTCAACTTCGCGCCCATGGGCGTCGTCTGGGGCGAGGACCGGCTCACCATCCGGCCGTACAGGGACACGACCACCTTCCGCAACCTCGTGGCGACCGGGCAGGCGGTGGTGAACCTGATCGACGACGTCTACTACTTCGCCCAGGGCGCGATCTCGTCCCCCGTCTTCCCTGCGGTCCCGGCGGAGAAGGTGCGCGGCGTCGTGCTCGCGGACGCCTGCTCCTGGCGCGAGGTCGAGGTCGAGGAAGCCGACGTCGAGGCGCCGCGCGCCCGTTTCGAGTGCCG
The bacterium genome window above contains:
- a CDS encoding anthranilate/aminodeoxychorismate synthase component II (TrpG; with TrpE catalyzes the formation of anthranilate and glutamate from chorismate and glutamine; TrpG provides the glutamine amidotransferase activity), with protein sequence MVLLIDNYDSFVHNLARYVRELGEETAVLRNDRVTVAEIEALGPTHIIVSPGPCTPREAGISSDVVLALGPRLPILGVCLGHQCIATAFGGRLERAPRPMHGKTSPIHHDGRGIFAGIPSPFRAARYHSLIVPPSGVPPALEVVATTPEGEVMALRHRIFPVWGVQFHPESVLTEHGYTILRNFLALEPGAAREAV
- a CDS encoding DUF447 domain-containing protein, encoding MIIECILTTMNQDGDVNFAPMGVVWGEDRLTIRPYRDTTTFRNLVATGQAVVNLIDDVYYFAQGAISSPVFPAVPAEKVRGVVLADACSWREVEVEEADVEAPRARFECRVVHRGFKREFLGFNRARHAVLEAAILATRTRLLPIEEILREYERLQVIVDKTAGPREHEAMAMLTEYVRKEAAALQGGGE